One stretch of Natronobacterium gregoryi SP2 DNA includes these proteins:
- a CDS encoding lycopene cyclase domain-containing protein: protein MTPPLTYLQFHLVFTIPPIVVLGWLAVQRDRARWDRTTLSGLAIIVFLAVAYTTPWTNALIPEGVWWYGDGAVLATIWHTPVEEYLFFVLQTTLTAFWLFQFLTVSDTSLRLPTSHRLAGILAGLAVCALGWTLLETTATSYLGAILFWAGPILAIQWGFGLTYLLEKRRQVLLAVGVPTLYLWVADWVAISLGIWVISDAHTIGIGLAGLPLEEALFFLVTNVFVVQGLVLYAWVLDRRADLVSLPRVRRLASQVLSRSADS from the coding sequence ATGACGCCCCCGCTCACCTACCTGCAGTTTCACCTCGTGTTTACCATCCCACCGATCGTCGTGCTCGGCTGGCTGGCAGTCCAACGCGACCGAGCGCGATGGGATCGAACGACCCTCTCCGGTCTCGCCATCATCGTCTTCCTCGCAGTCGCGTACACCACGCCCTGGACGAACGCGTTGATTCCCGAGGGCGTCTGGTGGTACGGCGACGGTGCCGTCCTCGCGACGATTTGGCATACGCCAGTCGAAGAGTACCTCTTTTTCGTCCTCCAGACGACGCTGACGGCGTTCTGGCTCTTCCAGTTCCTGACCGTCTCCGACACGTCGCTTCGACTCCCCACGAGTCACCGACTCGCCGGCATACTGGCCGGACTGGCCGTCTGTGCCCTCGGCTGGACTCTCCTGGAAACGACCGCGACGTCCTACCTCGGCGCAATCCTCTTTTGGGCCGGACCCATCCTCGCGATCCAGTGGGGGTTCGGCCTCACTTACCTCCTCGAGAAGCGCCGGCAAGTCCTGCTCGCGGTCGGCGTCCCGACCCTCTACCTGTGGGTCGCCGACTGGGTCGCCATCTCGCTCGGTATCTGGGTGATCTCCGATGCACACACGATCGGGATCGGTCTCGCCGGCCTCCCTCTCGAGGAAGCACTATTTTTCCTCGTGACGAACGTCTTCGTCGTCCAGGGGCTCGTCCTCTACGCGTGGGTACTCGACCGCCGCGCCGACCTCGTATCGCTGCCGCGGGTGCGACGTCTCGCGAGTCAGGTTCTCTCTCGCTCGGCGGATAGCTGA
- a CDS encoding bacteriorhodopsin, protein MATRNVVLQVPETQQEIFEFVFEDTLLALSFVVNIALAGLTILFIVALARGVTDPRAKLIVISTMLISVVSISSYTGLASGLTLSFIEMPAGHSLAGEEVLTMWGRYLTWAFSTPFILIVLGMIAGSNITKIMTTVAMTIAMCVTGLAAALTTSSLLMRWWWFVLSSAFFLVIIYVIMVDWTREADRTGTSDLFTTLKILTVVGWFGYPILWALGVEGFALLEVWMTSWGYSVLDIITKYIVTVLIVLYVIEEPETITADADYGTTLKGVGTPADD, encoded by the coding sequence ATGGCCACACGGAACGTCGTCCTGCAGGTACCGGAGACACAGCAAGAGATCTTCGAGTTCGTGTTCGAAGATACGCTGCTCGCGCTCTCGTTCGTGGTAAACATCGCCCTCGCGGGCCTGACGATCCTCTTCATCGTCGCGCTGGCTCGTGGCGTGACCGACCCACGGGCGAAACTGATCGTCATCTCGACGATGCTGATCTCGGTCGTCTCGATATCGAGCTATACCGGGCTCGCGTCGGGACTGACGTTGAGTTTCATCGAGATGCCAGCGGGCCACTCGCTCGCGGGTGAAGAAGTCCTCACGATGTGGGGTCGCTACCTCACCTGGGCGTTCTCGACGCCGTTCATCCTGATCGTTCTCGGGATGATCGCCGGCTCGAACATCACTAAAATTATGACTACCGTCGCGATGACGATCGCGATGTGTGTCACCGGGCTGGCCGCCGCGCTGACGACCTCGTCGTTGCTCATGCGCTGGTGGTGGTTCGTGCTCAGTTCGGCCTTCTTCCTGGTTATCATCTACGTCATCATGGTCGACTGGACTCGCGAGGCCGACCGGACCGGCACCTCGGACCTGTTCACGACGCTGAAGATCCTCACCGTCGTCGGCTGGTTCGGCTACCCGATCCTCTGGGCGCTCGGCGTCGAGGGCTTTGCCCTGCTCGAGGTCTGGATGACATCCTGGGGCTACAGCGTGCTTGACATCATCACCAAGTACATCGTCACGGTGTTGATCGTGCTGTACGTCATCGAGGAGCCCGAGACGATCACTGCCGACGCCGACTACGGCACCACCCTGAAAGGCGTCGGTACGCCTGCGGACGATTGA
- a CDS encoding APC family permease, with product MPTGLKRDLGLFSTSAIAIGAMIGSGIFILPGVAYVEVGGPAVVAAFLIAGVLVLPAAFSASEMATAMPEDGGSYVYVERGMGPLLGTVAGVGNWFMLSFKSALALVGGVPYLVYVAPELAAWILPLALGLAVFFTLLNATSTESTGRLQFGIVAIMIVVMAWFVVGGIPDISAERTAGAFDATSDGFLAATALVFISYAGVIKIASVAEEVEDPGTTIPRAMLGSLLVTTVLYVLVVYVAIGLVDVEAAIEAGQLDPDGEGPIMALAADSALGTVGVVAVVAAALMALASTANAGLMAAARFPFAMARDNLAPDQFEAISDRFRTPVAAIVVTGVAISVMILTLPLDLVAKFGSGFGIIVFVLVNISLVGFREGAVDDYDPTFTSPLYPWMQLAGIAGGLLVFSQMGLVPIVGSLVIVALSLVWYAIYARSRIDREGAARSGVRQSVTERALEQTADLFDEDRRYDTLVALTDDTSERARTDMVRMGADLSRLRTGSVAVAKFTGVPHRAFTGGGLTVSRPGVPDWLSYDEPPGWVAETDWSLTTAGATALRDPASATFDYLEITAENVPEAVVEFSTFEGYDLLVLERRPEELHRRFSSRLTDHVLKNAPCGVLLVEDYGFDGADEIAVVANRGPYDPLKLLVADAIAEETGAELVLLQAVPADAPEQRRETVHDYHVELMRILTVPARSRVVETDDRVAGLARFAESADLLVTGMESRGLRGDLFGRPGDRLVDSVDVTAVMVQPDDERQPGLVQRVVLDKLFGG from the coding sequence GTGCCAACCGGACTCAAACGCGACCTCGGACTGTTCTCGACATCAGCAATCGCAATCGGTGCCATGATCGGGTCGGGGATCTTCATTCTGCCGGGAGTCGCGTACGTCGAGGTCGGCGGGCCGGCGGTGGTTGCCGCCTTCCTGATCGCCGGGGTTCTCGTGTTGCCAGCGGCGTTCAGTGCGTCGGAGATGGCGACCGCGATGCCCGAAGACGGTGGCTCCTACGTCTACGTCGAACGCGGAATGGGACCGCTTCTCGGGACGGTTGCAGGCGTCGGCAACTGGTTTATGCTCTCGTTTAAAAGTGCGCTGGCGCTCGTCGGCGGCGTCCCGTACCTCGTTTACGTCGCCCCGGAGCTTGCGGCTTGGATTCTCCCTCTCGCACTCGGGTTGGCGGTCTTTTTCACCCTCCTCAACGCGACGAGTACGGAGAGCACCGGGCGGTTGCAGTTTGGCATCGTCGCTATCATGATCGTCGTCATGGCCTGGTTCGTCGTCGGCGGGATACCAGACATCTCCGCCGAGCGGACCGCTGGCGCGTTCGATGCGACCAGCGACGGCTTCCTCGCGGCTACCGCTCTGGTGTTTATCTCCTACGCTGGCGTGATCAAGATCGCCTCGGTTGCCGAGGAAGTTGAGGACCCAGGAACGACCATTCCGCGAGCGATGCTCGGGTCACTGCTCGTTACGACCGTGTTGTACGTCCTCGTCGTCTACGTCGCTATCGGACTCGTCGACGTCGAAGCAGCGATCGAAGCGGGCCAACTCGATCCTGACGGCGAGGGGCCGATCATGGCCCTGGCAGCCGACTCTGCTCTCGGTACCGTCGGCGTCGTCGCAGTGGTGGCTGCTGCACTCATGGCGCTTGCCTCGACCGCGAACGCGGGACTCATGGCAGCCGCGCGGTTCCCGTTCGCGATGGCCCGCGACAACCTCGCACCGGACCAGTTCGAAGCGATCAGCGACCGGTTCCGAACGCCGGTCGCCGCGATAGTGGTCACTGGCGTCGCGATTTCGGTGATGATCCTGACGTTGCCGCTCGATCTCGTGGCGAAGTTCGGAAGCGGCTTCGGAATCATCGTGTTCGTGCTCGTCAACATCTCTCTCGTCGGCTTCCGGGAAGGTGCCGTCGACGACTACGACCCCACGTTCACCTCCCCGCTGTACCCGTGGATGCAACTTGCGGGCATCGCCGGCGGGCTCTTGGTGTTCAGCCAGATGGGACTCGTCCCAATCGTCGGCTCGCTGGTGATCGTGGCCCTCTCGCTCGTCTGGTACGCAATCTACGCTCGCTCGCGGATCGATCGGGAAGGGGCGGCCAGATCCGGCGTCAGACAGAGCGTCACCGAACGAGCGCTCGAGCAAACCGCCGACCTGTTCGACGAAGATCGACGGTACGACACCCTGGTCGCGCTCACCGACGACACGAGCGAACGCGCCCGGACGGACATGGTCAGGATGGGTGCGGACCTCTCGCGGCTCCGGACGGGATCGGTCGCAGTCGCGAAGTTCACCGGTGTCCCCCACCGGGCGTTTACTGGTGGTGGACTGACAGTGAGCCGACCGGGAGTCCCGGACTGGCTCTCCTACGACGAACCGCCAGGCTGGGTGGCAGAAACCGACTGGTCGCTTACCACCGCCGGCGCGACCGCACTGCGTGACCCGGCCAGTGCAACGTTCGATTATCTCGAAATCACGGCCGAGAACGTTCCCGAGGCGGTCGTCGAGTTTTCGACGTTCGAGGGATACGACTTGCTCGTACTCGAGCGCCGACCCGAAGAGCTCCACCGACGGTTCTCTTCGCGGCTGACAGACCACGTTCTCAAGAACGCTCCCTGTGGCGTGTTGCTCGTCGAGGACTACGGCTTCGACGGTGCAGACGAGATCGCGGTCGTCGCGAACCGTGGCCCGTACGATCCGCTGAAGCTCCTCGTCGCCGACGCTATCGCTGAGGAGACCGGGGCCGAACTCGTTCTCCTGCAGGCAGTTCCGGCCGACGCCCCGGAACAGCGCCGAGAAACCGTCCACGATTACCACGTCGAACTCATGCGGATCCTAACGGTGCCGGCCCGATCGCGCGTCGTGGAGACTGACGACCGCGTCGCGGGTCTCGCGCGGTTCGCGGAGTCCGCCGACCTTCTCGTAACTGGGATGGAGAGTCGCGGGCTACGCGGCGACCTGTTCGGTCGGCCGGGAGACCGACTGGTCGATTCGGTCGACGTGACTGCGGTGATGGTCCAGCCCGACGACGAACGACAG